CAGCATGCAAAGCGAGTGTTGCGGGACGGGGGCGACAGCGCTAAGTTCCGGGCCCAGACGATGCGAAAGTCACGTCTGACGTGATGGGGCGTAGCCAAGTGGTAAGGCAACGGTTTTTGGTACCGTCATGCGCAGGTTCGAATCCTGCCGCCCCAACCATCCCCTCAGTTTCTCAGAAACAATGAGTGCTAAGGAAAATTTATAGAGCTCTTCGGCTCATAAAGCGGTTATATCATATAATAATTTTTCAGAATTACCCAGTCTTCACTAAGCAAAAATCGATCATGCTCCGATACATAAGAAATAATTGGATTGCGATAGACCTGATATTAATCGGCTAATACCTGGATAGATTATTTACTAAGATCACATCTAGACACACCCTGGGAAGGACGTGATACTTAGGAATCACTAAGTACTGCAGACTCAGAAACGCTGCATCTAAAGATAAACACCAAAGTCAGAGGGGGCTTTCCATGCTAAAATATTTCGTGGCAGTGGGATTCATAATTTTACTCACCGGATGTTCCAGTATCTCTGTCGAGCCGCCATCTCAGCAAGATTATCAAAAATCAAAATCGTTCCAGATCTCCTACGACACGGCATGGAACCGGACTGTCGACTGGTTTGCGGATCACAACGTCACCATCGAAAAATTATCCAAAGAATCTGGTCTCATTACCGCAAAATATCAGCTTGAGACATCGGAACGTTTCCTTGACTGCGGCAACATTAAAGCTACAGGTTTGCTTGGAGACCCTCGTATCACGCGTACTGGGTCACTAAACGTGACTGTGCGGCCTGAAAGTACGGAACAAACCAAGGTTAACGTTAACTTTTTCGGTCAATATGAAGTAGTTGGAAGAGATGCCTGGGACGGTCGCCAGATAGTGGTTGATGGCTCTTGCGTATCAACTGGTGAACTTGAACAGAGCATTTTTTCGTACCTTGGAGGTAGTTGAGATTGCTCTTTGTCTCAAATGGCATCACCCATCCCAATATGCCATATGCCGATTTTGGGATTTGTTAGCAATATCAAAGGGATGGACGTGAATAAACCTATAGACCAAGACAACAGTGAAGCAGGCCAAACCTTAAAGACCTAGACCTTGGTAGGGGCACATGCACTGTTCACCCTCTGAGAATGTGGCTGCGTTGTTTGACAGCTTTTTGGTAGCGGCATTCGCAGGTTTGAATCCTGCCGCCCCAACCATTCACCGCTTCTTGCTTCAGTTCGGATCATCATCTGAAGCCGCCAGGACGACGCGATTCCGGCCCTCGGCCTTGGCACGATAAAGGGCGGCATCCGCCCGTGCCAGGGCCATCGCTGGATTTTCGTCCTGCACAAGCAGTTCGCTCACGCCGATGCTCACCGTGCAGCTCAAAGGCGTCTCTGTCCCCGCCTCCACCTCCAGGTTCTCCACCAACCGTCGCAGCTTCTCCGCCACGGCCATTCCGGTCTTCGGCGCAATACCAGGCAACAGCACGGCAAATTCCTCGCCGCCCACCCGTCCCAGAACATCCGATTGGCGCAGATGCCGCGTACAGGCCTCGACGACCCGGGTGAGCACTTGGTCTCCCGCCTGATGGCCATAGGTATCATTGATCACCTTGAAGTGATCGATATCCAGGGCCAGCAGCGTGCAGGAACCGGCTTGCCGTTTGACCTGTGTGTGCAAGATATCGGCCCAATGGAGGAACCCACGACGGTTGCGACCGCCGGTCAGAACGTCGGTGCCTGCTTCCCGATGGAGCTCCCGGGCGCGCTCCATGAGGCGCACAAAGGCGGGACGAAAGATCACGGCACCCAGCAGCAGCACGGTCAGCAGCAGCAGACCGAAGAGGGTCCAGAGCATCCAGCGCATATACCGCATGGCATCGCCGGCCTGTTCGACGTAGCGCTCGACGGCCAACCCCAATCCCTGAAGCACCAGACTGCCCTCGTGTTCGCGCAGATGCTGAAGATAGGGGTTGTTTATGTCGAGCGCTCCGGGGTCGTGGGCCAAAAGACCCTCGGCTGCACCCAGGAAGCCGCGTACGCGCATATCAAGACGATAGGGCGGGTCGAAGTAGATGGGATCTGCCACATCGGTATAGATCTGCGAAGGAGCGTGCTTCAGCAGCTCTTCGTGACTTTGGCGCATCTCGCGGACAGCCAGGTCCAGGCCGCTGTGAAGGTAATTCCGTTCATGGGGCGTTTCCGCCAGAACGTAGCGATAGGCCAACTGGATAATACGTTGCGAAAGCATCTGCTGGCGGCCCGCCAACTCAATGACTTCAGCCGATTTTTCCTCAGCCAGCAGAAGCCGATCCATCACCAGATTGGAGCCGGCGGCCAGCAGCAGGATCAGAAAAAGCCCCGCGATATAGCGATTGGCCAGGCGCTTTTCCGGGCCCAGCGGATCCATTATCCGGGAAAAGTCGGCTTTCATTGTGGGTCGGCAACAACTTCGCTCAGGGCGTGAAGAGACCCAACGATCCTATAGCTGACGAAATGTCAGTGCCTTGGACTCGTTGGTGAAAACGCACATGATCATGATGGCAGGACGGTAAAGACCGGGTTAACCGCTCAACTTGCCTGGCGCTGATTCAAGGCTTCTTCCACAGCATCGCAAACCTGTTTCAGGGTAAAGGGCTTGATCAGCACCTTGCAGATCAGTTCCTCAAGGTCATAGGCGCGCTGTTGCTCGGCCGAATAGCCCGTCATGAGAAGCACTGGCAACTCCGGGTAATCCCGTGTCACACGCAGCGCCAATCCGATGCCGTCAAGACCGGGCATCACGATATCCGTGACCAGCAAGTCGTATCCGTCATTCTGGAGGGCTTCAAGCGCCTGTATGCCATCCCCCACGGCCGTGACGTCAAAGCCCTTCTGTTCCAGGGCCCTGGAAACGAAACTTCGAACTGCCAGGTCATCTTCAGCTATCAGGATATGCGCCATGTCCCGTCTCGAATAGCGTGTGGCAAGTTGTCATAGTCCCCCATGACAACGGCCAAATCAAAGATTCTTTGGCATCATTCAGGGGTTATGTGTCCGCTTCAAGGCAGCGGTCACCCTAGTCCTGCTCGAGAAAGATCAACGACATGGATCCCTCGTCCGGCGGATCTTCGCCAGTCGTCTGGAATTCGGTGGACTCCCCGGGCGCGAGACGAGCGCCATTCGGCCGGAAAGTCCAGCTGTAGAGCTCATCACCCGAGGTGTCATTGATCACGGCACGCATCTCGGGCACAGCCACTTCACGCGCGCCCTCATTGGTCACGATCCCCTGAACCTGCAGCTGCTCCTGTCCGTCCACAGTCCTGCGCAGAGACACCACATCGTGTACCACCAGTTGGGGCTCATGCACCGCCAGGGGCAGTCCCAGCTTTTCGTAGAGGGGCCGCGTCTCAGGAACGGTCGCCACGACTTCTTCCCGCGCAAACCAGCCCGCGGCAGCCAGGCCAAGGATCACGATAACCAACAGGCCCCAGCCGACCAGCAGACCCCGCGGAACAGGTTTCTTGTCGCGCTCTGCGCTCGGTCGAGGTGCCCAGGCGGAAGCATCGGAGATCGGCCCCACATCCGCCTCGGCCGCCCGCTGGCCAGCGGGCCCGGAGGGCGTGGCCATCCTGCCCATAGCCTCTTCCCCCGGTGCAGCCTCCGGGCTTGGGCTGTCGGCTGGTTCCGGCATGGCATGCCAGACGTGGCGGCAATCCCCGCAACGAACCCGGCGTCCCTCGGTACCGAGTGAGCCGTCCGGCACTCTGAAGCGGCTCTGACAGGACGGGCAGGTCAGAATCATCGGATTTTACGGTCCCCCATAAGATTTCTTCCATATAAACGTCCGCCCACGTCCAACGCAAGCAGCGCCGCTTTACCCCGAAGCAGGCGCATGCCATCTTGAGCCCGGCCCGGAGCGGAGTCGGGCAGATCGCGACAAGGACGTCTGTATCATTGGTTCGCTTTGAAGATGTTTACCTGCGCTACGGGCGCGGACCGGACATCCTGCAGAGGCTGGATTTCCGTCTGGAGCCCGGTTCCTTTCATTTCCTCGTGGGGCCGAGCGGCGCAGGCAAATCCTCTCTTCTCAAACTGCTCTATCTGGGCCAAAGGCCGAGTCAGGGCCGCATTTCGTTGTTTGGCCGCGATGTCTCCAAACTGGACCGCGACGAACGCGCTCTGCTCCGCCGGCGCATCGGCGTTATCTTCCAGGATTTCCGCCTGATCGGACACCTTTCCGTCTTCGAGAATGTCGCCCTGCCGCTGCGCATCTCCGGCGAACCTGAAGCGCGGCTGCGCGCCAAGGTCGAGGAGCTGCTGGCTTGGGTGGGCCTGGCCGACTGCATCAATGCCTTGCCCGCAACCCTGTCGGGGGGGCAACAGCAGCGCATTGCCATCGCACGGGCCGTCATTAGCCGCCCCAGCTTGATCGTCGCCGACGAGCCCACCGGAAATGTGGACGATCGCATCGCCATGCGCTTGATGCACCTTTTCGTCGAACTGCACCGTAGCGGAACGACCGTCATCATCGCCACCCATAATGAAAGCCTTGTGGAGCGTATCGGCAAACCGGCCCTGCATCTCTCGGGAGGAAGCCTCTACCAGCCGGCCGGCGATCCAGGCAGGGGGGCAGATCTGGAGGCCGAACACCCGCAAGCCGGGGAGGGAAAATCATGATCTCCCTGCGCCGTCGCCCGCGCGACCTGCCCCTGTCCCGAGACGCCTCTGCCCGCTTCCTGCCCTGGCTGATTGCCTTCATGGTCTATCTGGCAGCCATCGCGCTGGTCAGCGCACTCGCCGCCCAGAAGATTGCGGATCGCTGGGACCAGGACCTCTCGGGCCGCATCACCATCCAGGTTCCGCATGCGGCCCTCTCTGCACAGGGCAATCCCGCCGAATCGGCGGATATCGATGCCCTGGTCGAATACCTGCTGGAGGTGCCAGCCGTCCAAGGCGTGGACGTCCTGGACCGCCAGCGCAGCGCGGAACTGGTAGAGCCCTGGCTTGGCGATCTTGCCACCGAAGCCGAGTTGCCCATCCCCCAACTCATCACCCTCGAACTGCGCGAAGGCCTCAGCCTGCCCGACGATTTCGAAACTCGAATCCAGACTCTGGCACCCGGCGCCCAGGTTGACGACCACCAACGCTGGATCGGCGGACTGCTGGATTTCGCACAGTCGATCCAGACCGTGGCCCTGCTGGTCGTGCTGCTGGTTGGGGCGGCCGCCGTCATCACCGTGATCTTCGTCACACGCACAGGGCTGGCGATCCATCGCCAGATGATTGAGCTGCTGCACCTGATCGGCGCACGCGACCGCTATGTCGCCGCACAGTTCCAGAGCCATGCCTTTCGCCTGGGACTGGGGGGCGGACTTATCGGTCTGCTGGCAGCCGTCGCCACGCTGCTTGGCCTGGAGTGGCTGGTGGATCGCCAACCGACAGCCCTCTTGCCCGATCTCTCCCTTGGTTATATGGATTGGGTTCTGCTTCTGTTTCTGCCTGTCTTCACCGCTTTGGTGGCGCTGCTAACGGCGCGCTACACTGTACTGAGAACCCTGGCGCGGCTGACATGACTGTAAAATCCGCTTCGCGCCGCAAGCACCGCGGCCGGCTGATCCTTCTTTTGCCTGTCCTGCTGTTGGCCGCCTTTCTTTTCGGTCTGGCACGTTTTGCCTCCAACATTCCCACCCAGTCCGAAAAGCCGGGCGAATCCGTGGATGCCGTCGTGGTCTGGACCGGTGGCAGCGGCCGGCTGGACCAGGGACTGAAACTTCTGGAAGAAGAACGGGCCGAACGCTTGTTTGTTTCGGGTGTCTATCATGGCGTGGAGGTGGATGAACTGCTTGAAGTGGCCGCCCGCAACCCCGAGGAACTGCGGTGTTGCATCGAGTTGGGCTATGCAGCCGGCAACACCCGCGAGAATGCCCAGGAAACGGGGGAATGGGCCCGTCACAACGAACTGCGTTCCCTGCGCCTCGTAACGGCAGCCTACCACATGCCCCGCAGCCTCCTAGAGCTGCGGCGCGCGATCCCGGGTGTCGAGATCCTTGCGGAACCCGTCTTTCCGGACGCCTTCCGACAGGAAGACTGGCGCTGGCGAGCGCGCAGCCTGGCCCTGCTGATGAACGAATATGCCAAGTATCTGATCGCTTCCGTGCGCAGGCCCTTGCCCCTGACGGACGAGGCTGGCGCTGAGGGGACACGGCCGTGACACGTCTGCGCGCGCTCGTTTTCAATGGCCTGTTCTATATCTGGACCA
The Fodinicurvata sediminis DSM 21159 genome window above contains:
- a CDS encoding YdcF family protein → MTVKSASRRKHRGRLILLLPVLLLAAFLFGLARFASNIPTQSEKPGESVDAVVVWTGGSGRLDQGLKLLEEERAERLFVSGVYHGVEVDELLEVAARNPEELRCCIELGYAAGNTRENAQETGEWARHNELRSLRLVTAAYHMPRSLLELRRAIPGVEILAEPVFPDAFRQEDWRWRARSLALLMNEYAKYLIASVRRPLPLTDEAGAEGTRP
- a CDS encoding cell division protein FtsX, producing the protein MISLRRRPRDLPLSRDASARFLPWLIAFMVYLAAIALVSALAAQKIADRWDQDLSGRITIQVPHAALSAQGNPAESADIDALVEYLLEVPAVQGVDVLDRQRSAELVEPWLGDLATEAELPIPQLITLELREGLSLPDDFETRIQTLAPGAQVDDHQRWIGGLLDFAQSIQTVALLVVLLVGAAAVITVIFVTRTGLAIHRQMIELLHLIGARDRYVAAQFQSHAFRLGLGGGLIGLLAAVATLLGLEWLVDRQPTALLPDLSLGYMDWVLLLFLPVFTALVALLTARYTVLRTLARLT
- a CDS encoding response regulator, yielding MAHILIAEDDLAVRSFVSRALEQKGFDVTAVGDGIQALEALQNDGYDLLVTDIVMPGLDGIGLALRVTRDYPELPVLLMTGYSAEQQRAYDLEELICKVLIKPFTLKQVCDAVEEALNQRQAS
- a CDS encoding DUF3426 domain-containing protein, whose amino-acid sequence is MATPSGPAGQRAAEADVGPISDASAWAPRPSAERDKKPVPRGLLVGWGLLVIVILGLAAAGWFAREEVVATVPETRPLYEKLGLPLAVHEPQLVVHDVVSLRRTVDGQEQLQVQGIVTNEGAREVAVPEMRAVINDTSGDELYSWTFRPNGARLAPGESTEFQTTGEDPPDEGSMSLIFLEQD
- a CDS encoding diguanylate cyclase, with product MDPLGPEKRLANRYIAGLFLILLLAAGSNLVMDRLLLAEEKSAEVIELAGRQQMLSQRIIQLAYRYVLAETPHERNYLHSGLDLAVREMRQSHEELLKHAPSQIYTDVADPIYFDPPYRLDMRVRGFLGAAEGLLAHDPGALDINNPYLQHLREHEGSLVLQGLGLAVERYVEQAGDAMRYMRWMLWTLFGLLLLTVLLLGAVIFRPAFVRLMERARELHREAGTDVLTGGRNRRGFLHWADILHTQVKRQAGSCTLLALDIDHFKVINDTYGHQAGDQVLTRVVEACTRHLRQSDVLGRVGGEEFAVLLPGIAPKTGMAVAEKLRRLVENLEVEAGTETPLSCTVSIGVSELLVQDENPAMALARADAALYRAKAEGRNRVVLAASDDDPN
- the ftsE gene encoding cell division ATP-binding protein FtsE, giving the protein MVRFEDVYLRYGRGPDILQRLDFRLEPGSFHFLVGPSGAGKSSLLKLLYLGQRPSQGRISLFGRDVSKLDRDERALLRRRIGVIFQDFRLIGHLSVFENVALPLRISGEPEARLRAKVEELLAWVGLADCINALPATLSGGQQQRIAIARAVISRPSLIVADEPTGNVDDRIAMRLMHLFVELHRSGTTVIIATHNESLVERIGKPALHLSGGSLYQPAGDPGRGADLEAEHPQAGEGKS